A window of Desulfuromonas soudanensis genomic DNA:
GTCGGGTCCCACCACCCCTCGGTCGGGGTGATTCCAGCGCATCAGGGCTTCGACCCCCAGAGGGGCGCCGGAGGCCGGATCGATCTGCGGCTGGTAGTAGACCTCGAATTCATTTCGTTCCAGTGCCCGGTAAAGGGCACTTTCCAGACGCAGACGCTGCCGGGCCTGGCTGTTCATCCCTTCGGTATAAAACTGATAGCTGTTGCGGCCGCTCAAACCGGCGCGGTACATGGCCGATTCGGCGTTGCGGATCAACTCTTCCGGCTGGTTGCCATCGTCGGGAAAGAGGGCGATACCGACGCTGGTCGAGGGGAAGACTTCCTGCTCTTCCACGAGAAAAGGGGCACTGAGACTCTCCCGGACCTTGCGTAGCAGAAGCGTGACTCCGGCCATCTCCGAGAGCCCCTCGATAAGGAGGGCGAATTTGGTGCCGCTGAGCCGGGCGACGGTGTCACTCTGGCGGACGCCACAGGAGAGACGGGAGGCGATCTCCTTGAGGAGGCGATCGCCGATGGCCAGGCCGAAGGAATCATTGAAATCCTTGAAACGCTTTAGATTGAAGACCAGCACGGCGGCCATGGACGCCTCCCGACGCGACCGGCTCAGTGCCTGCTTGAGCCGATCGCGAAAGAGCAGGTCGTTGGCCAGTCCCGTCAGAGGATCGAAGTTGGTGAGGTAGGCCAGGCGCGCTTCAACCACTTTGCTTTCCGAGCGATCCTCGATGGTGGCGATGAGGCCATTGCCCTTTTCCGGCTCTTCTCCCGTGGAGAGGAGGGTCAGGTCCCCGGGGAGGACCCGGCCGTTTTTGCAGGTCCAGTAAAGGCCGAGGCTCAGGGGGAGTGCCGGGGCGGTGGCGACATTGTGGATCAGGCGCCGGCAGGAGGGGGAACCCTCGCCATCGACCAGTTCAAACAGGGTCCGTCCGTGGAGTTCTCCGGCCGAAAAGCCGAGCAGGGTCTCCAGCGCCGGATTGCAGGAGGTGATGATCCCGCGTCTGTCGAGCAGGGCCATGGCGATGGAGGTCTGGCGGAAAAACGGCTCAAAGAGCATGGAGGGCTCCGGCGGCAAGGTGCTCAGCCATGAAGGCTGTCTTTGACCCGCAAGGGGAGATGATATTCAAAGAGGATCTCCGCCGGAGCCGGGAGGGGGCTCGGGCGCTCCTTTGCCGGGCTCCCGGAAAGACGGCAGTCGAGGAGCCGCAAACCCCGGGTGGAATGTTCGAAGGCTCCGATGAGACGGGGGATCTGTCCTTCGGGGTTGCGGTCTGTCGGGTAACGAAGGAAGGCGATGGGGATGGTGGCGTCGACGGCCTGGATCGCTTCGGCCACCGTCTGGGACTCCGGGCTCTCCTCGTTGTCTTCGAGAAAAACCAGGTCGTAATGAGCCCCACCGCGACGGGTGGCGGCGATGGCCTCGGCGCCGTGGCGGTAATGAGTGGCAAAGGCGCGATTGACCCTTCGCAGCACCCGAAGGAGCTGGCGGGTCTGGGGGAGGTGTCCGACCACCAGGACCTTCATGCAGCCTCCTGGGGGAGGCTGACGGTCCCCTGGCGGTAGACGGCCTGGCGAGTGGCGTCGTTGATGTCGATCCAGCAGGCGACGGAGAGGACCTTGCCGACCTTCTGGGATCTGCCGTCGCCGAAGCGGTAGATGGCCAGGCCGGTACTCTTGAGGAGTCGTTCGACGGCGACGCTGGTGACGAAGACATAATGGCGGATGCCGTTGCGGTCGGCGAAATCGACCCCGGCCCTCAGCAGATCGAAGGTGAGGTCACAGATATTGGCCTGGTCGCGGCCGGGCGTGCGGCCGGCGGACGGCACCACGGCGAAGCGGCTGATTTCCCAGATATGGGGATCGCTGGGAGCCGTCTCCTCGCGCAGCAACTGGGGAAAGATGTCCCTGAGCATGTAGGGACCGGTGGTGGGGAGGAGGCGCCAGCAGGCTTCGACCTGGCGCTGGCGGTTTCGGGTGAACATGTGAACGGGATTGAGCTTGTCGAAGCGGTCGTGCTCCAGCCCCTGGTCGCTGCCGACTTCCCAGCCGAGGCGGTCATGAAAAACCTGGTGACGAAAGCGGTACACATCGTGGATGGCGGGGTTTTCGGATCGGGCCAGAATGACACTGCTCATGGTAAATCCTCCTTGAAAAAAGATGGAGGAAGTTAACCATGAGGAGCTGCTTTCAGAAACTGTCAGATCTTACAGGCCGGGGATGGAGAAATCAGCCGAATTGGGGGGTGACCAGACGCAGGGAAATGGCGCGGGCGACGGCCTGCTGCCGATTGGTGACGTTGAGTTTGGTCCCTGCGTTCTGCAGGTGGAAGATGACGGTGCGCTCGGCGATGCCGAGGATTTGCGAGGTTTCCCAGGAGGTCTTCCCCTCGGCGCTCCACAAAAGGCATTCCCTCTCCCGGTCCGTGAGGCCGGGCTGGGGTCCGGCGGTGATTTCCCGAACCTCGACCAGCCGGCGGACGGCCTCGTGGAGATGGGCGGTAAGAAGCTGCAGTTCAGGGAGGGCGGCGACGATTTCCTGCTGCATCGCCTCCGGTTCCCGGGAGGAGACCATGGAGAGCATCGCCGATTCCCCCTGCCAGCCGTGGACGGGGAGACTCACCCCGCTGCGGAGACCGGAACTGCGGGATTCGTCCATGAATCGGCGCATGGCGGGATTTTCCCCTTCCCGGGGAGCCAGGCTGTTCCAGATGAGGGGGACGGTGCGGCTGGCGCAGTGGGCCACCGTCGGGTCGATCTGAAAGTAATTTTGCTCTTTGTAGTGCTCCCACCAGGGGGTGGGAAAGCCGCTGATGATGAAGAGGTGGGGGTGAACCAGGGAGGTGGGGGTGCGAGCACCGTAGATGAAGTGGTCGAAACCGAAGCCGGTGCAGGCTTCTGCGCAGAGGGCATGGATTTCATCCACCGAGTCGGTTCGATTGAGCGCGTCGATCAGTCCCATTGTCTCCGCTGTGGACATGGTTTCCTCCCCTGCCTGTTCAGAATCCCTGTGTAGTCTAACCTCAAGTCGGCAAAGAACAAACTATTTTTTTCATCCGGGGGGATTCGGAGGGGAGGAACGCCGGAAAGCAGAAGGCCCGGTTTCCTGCTGTTGGATGCCAAGGTCGCTCTCTTCCCCGGAATAGTCGATTTTGGCGGCACAAAAACCTTGAACCTTCCCCCTTTTCCGCCAGCGAGGCGCCGTGTTATTTGCGCTTGGTGGTGGAGAAGACGGAAAAAAGGTGGCGACGGGTGACGGGAATTTCCGCCGCTTCCTGGACAAAGCGGACGTCCTCGATGGTGTAAAAGGCTCGGGGGTTGAAGCGCTTGATGGTGGCGACGACCTCGGGAAGGTTTTTGCGTTTGACCACGGTGAAGATCAACTTGACCGGCCCGGCTTCCCCCCGGGCATCGACGCTGGTCACCCCGTACCCCGAATTTCTGAGAAAGCCCACCAGATCGTCGGCTTCGCGACGGGTGATGACCCGCACCAGCAAATTCCCCATGGCGAGTTTGCGCTCGAGGGAGATGCCGACGAAATTGCCGGTGGAAAAGCCGAGGGCGTAGGCGATGTAGGTCGCCGGGCTGTTGAGGTTTTGCATCACCTGGCCGATGGCCAGGAGCCAGATGAGAATCTCGAAAAAACCGACCAGGGCAGCGTAGTAGCGCATGCCCCGGGAGACGTAGATGATGCGCAGGGTTCCGAAGGTCACGTCGGCGATTCTCGCGCAGAAAATCAGGGCCGGAACCACGATCAGGGGAAAAAGATCCCCCTGGGGGAAAATGTCAGTCATGGTGTCACCTCCCGGGTCGACGCTAGCATGGGAGTCGGGATTTTTCAACGGGCAAAGGGTGCCCGGGATCCCTGTTATAATGGGAAGCAGGAAGGCGGCAACCCCTGAAGCCGCTGCACCCGTGCAACCCTTATCCCGCCAGGCTCTGCTCGATCTGTCCTGTTGCGGTGGGGTTTTTTTCGCAGAAGGGAGGGGGATTTCTGATGTTTGATTTCTGCTTCGTCAGCTGCGAACATGGCGGCAACCGGGTCCCGAGGATCTACCGGAGCCTGTTTTCGGGTGCCGGGGATCTCCTCCGGAGCCATCGCGGCTACGACATCGGAGCTCTGGCCTTTGCACGGAGGCTGGCAACGTCTCTTGGGGTCCCCCTCCATGTCAACGGGGTGACCCGCCTCCTTGTGGATGCCAATCGTTCGCCGTCCAGCCGCACCCTTTTCTCCGAGTTCTCCCGCAACCTGCCGGCTTCCCGCCGGGAATCGATTTTGGCGAATTATTATCATCCCTACCGCCGGGTCGTCGAGGCCGAAGTATCGGCGGCTATCGCCTCTGGAGCCAGGGTGATCCATCTCTCCGTCCACACCTTTACGCCGGTTTTCGCCGGCTCGGTGCGGAGGGCGGACATCGGACTCCTCTACGATCCGCGCCGCCGTGCCGAACTTCTCCTGTGCCGGAAGTGGCAAAAGCACCTGCAAAGGGAGGACCCCGGCCTCAGGGTCCAGTGCAACAATCCCTATCGGGGGACCTCCGACAGTGTAGTCACCGCGCTCCGTCGTCGTCATGACGAAATGTCCTATCTCGGGATCGAGATCGAGATCAACCAGAAATTTCCTCAGGGGAACGCGACCGGATGGCGCCGTCTCCAGGCCCTCCTTGTCGCCACCTGTCCGATGGCGGTTTCCGGTTTCTAAATCAGGAGCGGATTCCCAACGGCTCAATATCCTGCTAGAATCACAGCGGTGCAAAACGCCTGTCTCCGGAAATCCTGCCGGGGTTCGTCTGTGGGAGTGACCATGCCGCGATTGTGTTTGTTCGTTCTGCTCTTCTTTTTCCTCGCCTGTCCTTTGGCTGCCGAAGAGGCGAAACCGCCCGTTTCCGAACCGGTCTATCCAGGACTGGCGGAGATCGTCCCCCGTGCCTCCATGGTGACCGAGGATGCCGGTCGGGCCGCGGCCAAGATTGCCGAGGTGGCCGACACCTCTTCCTTTGATGCTCAGCTCAAGGATGCCCGCCAACGTCAGGATGAATTGTTTCAGCGAATCGCCGCCCTCGGTCCCCTTGAAGGCTGGAACGTCGACCGTCTCCTTGAGTTTCGCGGCCTCGTCACCGAGCAGAGGCTGGCGATAAAGAAGCTGCTTGATGTTGTTTCTGCGCGGATCAGTGAGGTGGACGGCATTCGCCGGGAATGGAACCGGAAGTGGGATTTCTGGACGGGGTGGGAGGAGTCGCTGCAGGGGCAGCAGCTCAAGATTCCAAAGGAGTCCTTTCGTGAAGCACGCCGGGAAATCGACGGGATCCTCAAAAAGACGGCGATCCTGGCGGCCCCTCTGGTGGCGCTGCAAAAGGAGGTGACCTCTCTCCAGGAAAAAAATCTCGATCTGCTGGAGCGCATCGACGGCAACCTCAAGATTCTCCGTCAGGAGATTTTCAAGAAAACGGCCCCCTCCTTCGGCAACCCCGAATATTATCGCCAGTACGGGGAGGATCTCTGGAAGGCGGTGAAGAACGGCGTCGCCGAGGTTCAGCACGTGCGCCCCGACTTCTTGAGCAGCCAGGGGTGGGTGGCGATTCTCCAGGGGGTCGTGGCTCTGGCTCTTGTCGGTTTTATCCTGGTCAAGCGCCGCCAGGCCGCGGAGAGCAAGGAATGGGAATTTATCACTCTTCATCCCTGGGCGACGGGTGTCTTCGTCGCCGTCTCCGCCTTCAGCGCGTTCTATACCAATCCCCCCACGCTGTGGCGTCTCCTTCTGTGGATTTTCGCCGCTCTCTCGGCGGCTGTCCTTATCTCAGGGCTGCTGAAAAATCCCCGGAAGATCCTGATGGTCAGACTTCTGGCCTTTTTGTTCGTCCTTTCCCTGGCCTTGAAGATCGTCGCCCTCCCCCAGCCCCTTTATCGCCTCTACCTTGTTCTTCTCTGCCTGGCCGGCATCCCTCTGCTCCTGGTTATGGCGAAAAGGAACCTGGCCGCGCACAAAGGGAAGTCCGACGGTTTTACCCTGGCCCTGCGTTGCGGGGCGATGATCCTGGGAGGCTCCCTGCTCGCCCAGTTCGGCGGATACAGCAATCTGGCCGCCCGGATCTTCGAATCGTCCATCAACAGCGTCTTTCTCGGTTTGTTCGCGGCCATGGCCATCCGCCTCGGCCGGGGGGGGATCGACTACCTGATTTCGTTGGCGCTCCTGCGCGGACGACGCTTTTTCCGTCGTCACGGCA
This region includes:
- a CDS encoding acyl-homoserine-lactone synthase — protein: MSSVILARSENPAIHDVYRFRHQVFHDRLGWEVGSDQGLEHDRFDKLNPVHMFTRNRQRQVEACWRLLPTTGPYMLRDIFPQLLREETAPSDPHIWEISRFAVVPSAGRTPGRDQANICDLTFDLLRAGVDFADRNGIRHYVFVTSVAVERLLKSTGLAIYRFGDGRSQKVGKVLSVACWIDINDATRQAVYRQGTVSLPQEAA
- a CDS encoding N-formylglutamate amidohydrolase, encoding MFDFCFVSCEHGGNRVPRIYRSLFSGAGDLLRSHRGYDIGALAFARRLATSLGVPLHVNGVTRLLVDANRSPSSRTLFSEFSRNLPASRRESILANYYHPYRRVVEAEVSAAIASGARVIHLSVHTFTPVFAGSVRRADIGLLYDPRRRAELLLCRKWQKHLQREDPGLRVQCNNPYRGTSDSVVTALRRRHDEMSYLGIEIEINQKFPQGNATGWRRLQALLVATCPMAVSGF
- a CDS encoding putative bifunctional diguanylate cyclase/phosphodiesterase → MLFEPFFRQTSIAMALLDRRGIITSCNPALETLLGFSAGELHGRTLFELVDGEGSPSCRRLIHNVATAPALPLSLGLYWTCKNGRVLPGDLTLLSTGEEPEKGNGLIATIEDRSESKVVEARLAYLTNFDPLTGLANDLLFRDRLKQALSRSRREASMAAVLVFNLKRFKDFNDSFGLAIGDRLLKEIASRLSCGVRQSDTVARLSGTKFALLIEGLSEMAGVTLLLRKVRESLSAPFLVEEQEVFPSTSVGIALFPDDGNQPEELIRNAESAMYRAGLSGRNSYQFYTEGMNSQARQRLRLESALYRALERNEFEVYYQPQIDPASGAPLGVEALMRWNHPDRGVVGPDEFIPLLEETGLIIAAGEWVLRIACAQCRTWQDEGFPDLRVAVNISARQFLEKNFVPLLQEILKETGLEAGSLDLEITESVLMQESERLTGTLGAIALLGIHISIDDFGTGYSSLAYLKRFPVNGLKIDRSFIQGIPGNSDDMAIAFAILSLAGNLGLRVTAEGVETEAQLGLLNTWRCPQLQGYLFARPMPADSFPPWAMKALATPGDYRPV
- a CDS encoding LuxR family transcriptional regulator, with protein sequence MSTAETMGLIDALNRTDSVDEIHALCAEACTGFGFDHFIYGARTPTSLVHPHLFIISGFPTPWWEHYKEQNYFQIDPTVAHCASRTVPLIWNSLAPREGENPAMRRFMDESRSSGLRSGVSLPVHGWQGESAMLSMVSSREPEAMQQEIVAALPELQLLTAHLHEAVRRLVEVREITAGPQPGLTDRERECLLWSAEGKTSWETSQILGIAERTVIFHLQNAGTKLNVTNRQQAVARAISLRLVTPQFG
- a CDS encoding DUF2179 domain-containing protein, with protein sequence MTDIFPQGDLFPLIVVPALIFCARIADVTFGTLRIIYVSRGMRYYAALVGFFEILIWLLAIGQVMQNLNSPATYIAYALGFSTGNFVGISLERKLAMGNLLVRVITRREADDLVGFLRNSGYGVTSVDARGEAGPVKLIFTVVKRKNLPEVVATIKRFNPRAFYTIEDVRFVQEAAEIPVTRRHLFSVFSTTKRK
- a CDS encoding mechanosensitive ion channel family protein produces the protein MPRLCLFVLLFFFLACPLAAEEAKPPVSEPVYPGLAEIVPRASMVTEDAGRAAAKIAEVADTSSFDAQLKDARQRQDELFQRIAALGPLEGWNVDRLLEFRGLVTEQRLAIKKLLDVVSARISEVDGIRREWNRKWDFWTGWEESLQGQQLKIPKESFREARREIDGILKKTAILAAPLVALQKEVTSLQEKNLDLLERIDGNLKILRQEIFKKTAPSFGNPEYYRQYGEDLWKAVKNGVAEVQHVRPDFLSSQGWVAILQGVVALALVGFILVKRRQAAESKEWEFITLHPWATGVFVAVSAFSAFYTNPPTLWRLLLWIFAALSAAVLISGLLKNPRKILMVRLLAFLFVLSLALKIVALPQPLYRLYLVLLCLAGIPLLLVMAKRNLAAHKGKSDGFTLALRCGAMILGGSLLAQFGGYSNLAARIFESSINSVFLGLFAAMAIRLGRGGIDYLISLALLRGRRFFRRHGSEFADRLKGAFQVFVIAYALLYLLEVWGIYDTVGQAWTDLLDLGFTLGGTFVSVQMVLMAGLVFYLSVVFSWLLSAFLDTNIFPAKGYDRGVRDAIKKLLHYALLLLGFLLAMSLAGVELKTFAFLAGALGIGIGFGLQDVVNNFVSGIILLFERPIKVGDLVVLDTEWGTVRKIGLRSTVIETLDQSEIIVPNSMLISEKVTNWTLSTKMARVVIPVGVAYGSDVTLVLGILSEVGNAHPDATQDPPPSPIFTRFGESSLDFELRVWIADISSRLRVTSELNQEIDRRFREAGVEIPFPQRDLHLRSVDPAVLVRSSPSPLEGGVEETSE